Genomic DNA from Armatimonadota bacterium:
GAAGTAACCCCGCATGTCGTCCAGCAGACCCGAGGACGAGCCAGCGCGATCGACGCCCGAACCACACGCCATCCCGGCTATGCCGTCAGTCAGCAGAAACGCCACCGGGTGGAAGAGATCTTCGGCTGGCTGAAGACGGTGGGGCTGCTCCGCAAGGTCCGACACCGCGGGAGAGCCAAGGTCCACTGGCTCTTCGTCTTCGCCGCCGCGATCTACAATCTGGTCCGCATGCGCAACCTCGCCGAGGTGGCCGCATGAGGCGGACCACGAAGGGAACACACGGTCAGGAACTGCAGACCACCCCGCAGAGACCGGGGAGCAACCCCGGTCGGCGAGGCATGCCCACACCGCGGAGATAACCGAGGAGGCTGGGATGGCAGCAAGCTCGTGCATCAACATTCGTTCTTCAGCACCCTGTTAGGTACGAATTCCAACCTATTCAGCCTTTGGGCACTTCGCCAACTTGCCTTTGTTTGTACTGCTCTACTGTCTATGGCTACTTTGGCTCCTCTTTCTCCTCTTTAAAGACTCAGGCTCAAGAAGGAAGCGCTGGGAGAGTTTGGCCCTAATCTGCGTGTTCGCGCTGGTCTTCTCAGGCTACTGGACGGTCACTAGCGCGAGTTCATATCCCCGCCAGCTGGGGATCTGGCAGGGCGCGATCGTAAGAGACATTGAAGAGCGGGGCCACGTTGAGTTTGGCCGTCCTCCAGTAGCTTACGAGCAGTTTCCTGCCAGCCACCTGTTTGTGCTTGCACTATTGATGGCTGTATAAGTAATGCCCTAGGGCGGCGCCGTCAAAAAAGGAGCTTGGCATGCCGGAAGAAGCTCTGGAGCAACCGGGGCCGACGTTTGAGGTGGCGCACTTCTTGGCGGGGCGCGCGGTGAATGTCGGTCACATGATTGGGCGTGAAGTTCGGGAGGCGGCCGTACTTGAGATACGCCCAGAGGTGGTCGACGGGATTGAGATCGGGAGCGTAGGGTGGGAAACATTCGACGTGCCAGTGGGCGCGGGCAGCCAGCCACTGGCGGACCTGGCCGTGCCGGTGCGGGCGGGCCCGGTCCCACAGCACGACCACCGGACCCCGGAGGTGGTTGAGGTGGCGGAGCACCTGGAGGATCTGGGGCCCCCGGACATTTTCCCGGGGATAGAGCGCCAGGTAGAGGGTGAAGCGTCGGCGCCGGGGCGACACGCTGAGCACGCCGAGGCCGGAGACTTTCTCGTGGGACCGCGTCCGGATGGGCAACCGCGGGGGTACCCCGCGGAGAGCCCAGGTGCGGCGCAGGACCGGGGCCATCAAGAAGCCCGTTTCGTCCAGGCAGAGCAGCCGGGCACCCAGGCGAGTCAGTTTTTTTTGATCCGTGGCCAGTCGTGCCGCAGCCAGCAGCGGACGCGGCGATCGTCGCGCTCCTTCGCGGTCCGTTGGGGCCGTTGCGGCGTGAGCCCACAGGCGCGCAGGAGGCGTCCAATATGGTCCGGATGATACG
This window encodes:
- a CDS encoding transposase — protein: MEACLPPEGSCRIAGTPRAGPSTQVDRAAAPHPGPLDSPGGGGVRLPHRAVDVCADSAAHPGAVPRCVSSGPYWTPPARLWAHAATAPTDREGARRSPRPLLAAARLATDQKKLTRLGARLLCLDETGFLMAPVLRRTWALRGVPPRLPIRTRSHEKVSGLGVLSVSPRRRRFTLYLALYPRENVRGPQILQVLRHLNHLRGPVVVLWDRARPHRHGQVRQWLAARAHWHVECFPPYAPDLNPVDHLWAYLKYGRLPNFTPNHVTDIHRAPRQEVRHLKRRPRLLQSFFRHAKLLF